A genomic stretch from Acropora palmata chromosome 13, jaAcrPala1.3, whole genome shotgun sequence includes:
- the LOC141863771 gene encoding uncharacterized protein LOC141863771, translated as MNKQAGKGRDLSGQRLDFQLPGGLQTLLESLKKQVIISIEKGDRAHEGNSYRGLGIGYLLLGDFRKAIEYHEKHLKIAIEIGDRAGEGGAYGNLSNAYDSLGDFRKAIEYHEKHLKIAIEIDDRAREGGAYENLGIAYTSLGDFRKAIEYHEKCLKIAIDIDDRAGEGRAHGNLANACYSLGDFRKAIEYHEKRLKIAIEIGDRAREGGAYGNLGNAYRSLGDFRKAIEYHEKSLKIAIEIGDRAGEGGAYGNLGIAYYSLGYFRKAIEYHEKCLKIAIDIDDRAGEGRAHGNLGNAYRSLGDFRKAIEYHEKSLKIAIEIGDRAGEGGAYGNLGIAYYSLGYFRKAIEYHEKHLKIAIEIDDRAREGGAYEDLGIAYKSLGDFRKAIEYHEKCLKIAIDIDDCAGEGRAHGNLGNAYRSLGDFRKAIEYHEKSLKIAIEIGDRAGEGRAYGNLGIAYRSLGDFRKAIEYHENDLKIAIEVGDQAGKGRAYANLGVAYDSLGDFRKAIEYHEKRLKIAIEIGDRAGEGRAYGILGNAHTSLCDFRKAIEYHEKHLKIAKEIDDRAGEGGAYGNLGNAYDSLGDFRKAIEYHEKSLKFAKEIGDHVGEGAASGNLGNDYQSLGDFQKAIEYHEKDLKIAIEIGDRAREGGAYGNLGIAYRSLGDFRKAIEYHENDLKIAIEIGDQAGKGRAYGNLGIAYGSLGDFRKAIKYHEKHFKIAIEKGDRAGEGKASGNLGKDYQSLGDFRKAIEYHEKDLKIAIEIGDRAGEGGAYGNLGVAYRSLGDFRKAIKYHEKYFKIAIEKGDRAGEGKASGNLGTDYQSLGDFRKAIEYHEKDLKIAIEIGDRAGEGRAYGSLGNAYTSLCDFRKAIEYHEKDLKIAIEIGDRAGEGGAYGNLGVAYWSLGDFRKAIQYHEKDFKIAIEKGDRAGEGRAYGNLGNAYTSLCDFRKAIEYHEKDLKIAIEIGDRAGEGGAYGNLGNAYTSMCDFRKAIEYHKKHLKIAIEIGGRAGEGKAYGNLGNAYTSLCDFGKAIEYHEKHLKIAKEIDHLAGEGAAYGNLGIAYCLRGDFLKAIEYHEKHLKIAIEIGDRAGEGAAYGNLGSAYLSLGDFRKAIEYHKKHLKTAIEIGDRAGEGTAYHNIGIGYYGLGQFDIAVSNFASGVDVWNTLRSLLKSEGNWKMKFREQYEKTYNFLWRSLLRIGKINEALVAADQGRAQTLNDNLLIQYGLASPSSCATFDSKETTISPFTELSSQIIFLALEGLRINIWFLRRGQKVAFRQGKLEADIGEKDPIHALLQAALRKIEAEVQVRCEDRTFDELDNECPFSRELCKEVEKSCQFSNNPFRPFYDAVIAPIVDLLGSEFNELVIVSDGALCFTPWAAVVESIRIRTVPSLTSYHLITRVPEGYHKKTGALLVGNPCLNELEKPLDDLPCAQEEVEMIASILNTSPLTRREATKAEVMKRMSSVCLIHIAAHGNERTGEIALSPNPGWTSEFPLKTDYILKMSDVQAANLRARLVVLSCCHSGRGRILKGEGVVGIARAFLAAGARSVLVALWAIDDEATMVFMKNFYQYLKEGKTASVAVHRTMKSLRESERFSEMRYWAPFQLIGDDVKIEFETDSNAKN; from the coding sequence atgaataaaCAGGCAGGGAAAGGCAGAGACTTGAGCGGTCAAAGATTAGATTTCCAGTTACCGGGTGGCTTACAAACACTTCTTGAGTCTCTTAAAAAACAGGTGATTATTAGCATTGAGAAAGGTGATCGAGCCCATGAGGGAAACTCCTATCGAGGTCTCGGTATTGGTTACCTTTtactgggtgacttccgaaaagccattgagtatcatgaaaaacacttgaaaattgcaatagaaatcggtgatcgggctggagaaggtggagcctatggaaatctcagtaatgcttacgactcactgggtgacttccgaaaagccattgagtatcatgaaaaacacttaaaaattgCGATAGAAATCGATGATCGGGCaagagaaggaggagcctatgaaaatctcggtattgcttacacgtcactgggtgacttccgaaaagccattgagtatcatgaaaaatgcttaaaaattgcaatagataTCGATGATCGCGCTGGAGAAGGTAGAGCCCATGGAAATCTTGCTAATGCTTGctactcactgggtgactttcgaaaagccattgagtatcatgaaaaaaggttgaaaattgcgatagaaattggtgatagGGCcagagaaggaggagcctatggaaatcttggtaatgcttacaggtcactgggtgacttccgaaaagccattgagtatcatgaaaaaagcttaaaaattgcaatagaaatcggtgatcgggctggagaaggtggagcctatggaaatctcggtattgcttactaTTCACTGGGttacttccgaaaagccattgagtatcatgaaaaatgcttaaaaattgcaatagataTCGATGATCGCGCTGGAGAAGGTAGAGCccatggaaatcttggtaatgcttacaggtcactgggtgacttccgaaaagccattgagtatcatgaaaaaagcttaaaaattgcaatagaaatcggtgatcgggctggagaaggtggagcctatggaaacctcggtattgcttactaTTCACTGGGttacttccgaaaagccattgagtatcatgaaaaacacttaaaaattgCGATAGAAATCGATGATCGGGCaagagaaggaggagcctatgaagatctcggtattgcttacaagtcactgggtgacttccgaaaagccattgagtatcatgaaaaatgcttaaaaattgcaatagataTCGATGATTGCGCTGGAGAAGGTAGAGCccatggaaatcttggtaatgcttacaggtcactgggtgacttccgaaaagccattgagtatcatgaaaaaagcttaaaaattgcaatagaaatcggtgatcgggctggagaaggtagagcctatggaaatctcggtatcgCTTACAggtcattgggtgacttccgaaaagccattgagtatcatgaaaacgacttgaaaattgcaatagaagtCGGTGATCAGGCTGGaaaaggaagagcctatgcaAATCTCGGTGttgcttacgactcactgggtgacttccgaaaagccattgagtatcatgaaaaacgcttgaaaattgcaatagaaatcggtgatcgggccggagaaggacgagcctatggaaTTCTTGGTAATGCTCACACGTCACTgtgtgacttccgaaaagccattgagtatcatgaaaaacatttaaaaattgcaaaagaaatcgatgATCGGGcgggagaaggaggagcctatggaaatctcggtaatgcttatgactcactgggtgacttccgaaaagccattgagtatcatgaaaagtccttgaaatttgcaaaagaaatcggtgatcacgtcggagaaggagcagcctctggaaatcttggtaatgATTATCAGTCACTGGGAGACttccaaaaagccattgagtatcatgaaaaagacttgaaaattgcaatagaaatcggtgatcgggccagagaaggaggagcctatggaaatctcggtatcgCTTACAggtcattgggtgacttccgaaaagccattgagtatcatgaaaacgacttgaaaattgcaatagaaatcggtgatcaggCTGGaaaaggaagagcctatggaaatctcggtatcgCTTACGGTTCACTTGGTGACTTCCGTaaagccattaagtatcatgaaaagcacttcaaaattgcaatagaaaagGGTGATCGCgccggagaaggaaaagcCTCTGGAAATCTTGGTAAGGATTATCAGTCACTGGgagacttccgaaaagccattgagtatcatgaaaaagacttgaaaattgcaatagaaatcggtgatcgggccggagaaggaggagcctatggaaatctcggtgtCGCTTACAGGTCACTTGGTGACTTCCGTaaagccattaagtatcatgaaaagtacttcaaaattgcaatagaaaagGGTGATCGCgccggagaaggaaaagcCTCTGGAAATCTTGGTACTGATTATCAGTCACTGGgagacttccgaaaagccattgagtatcatgaaaaagacttgaaaattgcaatagaaattggtgatcgggccggagaaggacgagcctatggaagtctcggtaatgcttacacgTCACTgtgtgacttccgaaaagccattgagtatcatgaaaaagacttgaaaattgcaatagaaatcggtgatcgggccggagaaggaggagcctatggaaatctcggtgtCGCTTACTGGTCACTTGGTGACTTCCGTAAAGCCATTCAGTATCATGAAAAGGacttcaaaattgcaatagaaaagGGTGATCgcgccggagaaggacgagcctatggaaatctcggtaatgcgtACACGTCACTgtgtgacttccgaaaagccattgagtatcatgaaaaagacttgaaaattgcaatagaaatcggtgatcgggccggagaaggaggagcctatggaaatctcggtaatgcttacacaTCAATgtgtgacttccgaaaagccattgagtatcataaaaaacacttgaaaattgcaatagaaatcggtggtcgggccggagaaggaaaagcctatggaaatctcggtaatgcgtACACGTCACTGTGTGACTTcggaaaagccattgagtatcatgaaaaacatttaaaaattgcaaaagaaatcgatCATTTGGcgggagaaggagcagcctatggaaatctcggtattgcttactgTTTACGGGGTGACTTCctaaaagccattgagtatcatgaaaaacacttgaaaattgcaatagaaataggtgatcgggccggagaaggagcagcctatggaaatctcggtagtgCATACctctcactgggtgactttcgaaaagccattgagtatcataaaaaacatttgaaaactgcaatagaaatcggtgatcgggccggagaaggaacgGCTTATCACAATATTGGTATCGGATACTATGGGCTTGGACAGTTTGACATTGCGGTGAGTAATTTTGCTTCCGGTGTGGATGTGTGGAATACTTTGAGATCTCTATTGAAGTCTGAAGGTaactggaaaatgaaatttcgCGAGCAGTATGAGAAGACGTACAATTTCTTATGGAGGTCATTGCTAAGAATTGGAAAGATCAACGAGGCTTTGGTTGCTGCTGATCAAGGACGAGCGCAGACTTTGAATGACAATTTGTTGATTCAATATGGACTCGCTTCACCCTCATCATGCGCCACATTTGACTCCAAGGAGACAACAATTAGCCCCTTCACAGAGCTTTCTTCACAAATTATCTTTCTAGCACTCGAAGGACTTAGGATCAAcatttggtttttgaggagggGACAGAAAGTTGCATTTCGACAAGGGAAGCTAGAGGCTGATATCGGAGAGAAAGATCCCATACACGCCTTACTACAAGCAGCTTTAAGAAAAATCGAAGCTGAAGTTCAAGTGAGGTGTGAAGATCGCACATTTGATGAATTAGACAATGAATGCCCTTTTAGCAGAGAATTGTGCAAGGAGGTGGAAAAGTCATGTCAGTTTTCAAACAATCCTTTTAGGCCATTTTATGATGCAGTTATTGCTCCAATTGTTGACTTGCTTGGATCTGAATTCAacgagttggtcattgtttcTGACGGTGCGCTGTGCTTTACGCCATGGGCCGCAGTTGTTGAATCGATTAGGATTCGCACTGTGCCCTCTCTTACCAGTTATCATTTGATCACAAGAGTACCCGAGGGCTATCACAAGAAGACGGGGGCGCTTTTAGTCGGAAATCCGTGCTTAAACGAGTTGGAGAAACCTCTAGACGACTTACCATGTGCTCAAGAGGaagtagaaatgattgcatcaattctcaaCACCAGCCCTCTAACAAGGAGAgaggcaacaaaagctgaagtgatgaaacgGATGTcgtcagtttgtttaattcACATTGCTGCCCACGGAAACGAGAGAACTGGAGAAATTGCTTTATCGCCAAACCCTGGATGGACCTCTGAATTCCCACTAAAAACGGATTACATCTTGAAAATGTCCGATGTACAGGCGGCCAAtcttcgagctcgtcttgTTGTCCtaagttgctgtcacagtggacgaggcagaatcttgaagggtgagggtgtggtcggtatcgcacgtgccttcttggcagctggtgctcgttctgtgttggtggcCCTATGGGCAATAGACGACGAAGCTACCATGGTGTTCATGAAAAACTTCTACCAATActtgaaggaaggaaaaaccgcCAGTGTTGCTGTTCACCGAACCATGAAATCCCTTCGTGAATCTGAGAGATTTTCTGAGATGAGGTactgggctccattccaacttatcggagatgacGTCAAGATTGAATTCGAGACGGATAGTAACGCCAAAAATtag
- the LOC141863780 gene encoding uncharacterized protein LOC141863780 has product MDEQAGKRRDFGSQTLHFHSIGDLQILAEFLEKHISIIIEKDDRAEEGDAYRELGIFYFSLGIFRKAIEYHEKDLKIAIEIRDRAGEGRAYGSLGNAYDSLGDFQKAIEYHEKHVKIAREISDQAGEGRAYRNLGKAYFSFGDFRKTIEYYEKHLKIAIEIGDRPGEGRAYANLGLAHRLLGDSQKAIEYHEKDLKIAIESRDRAREGRAYGSLGNACFSLGDFRKAIHYHEELSKIAIEIDDWAEEGQTYGNLGNAFRSQGDFLKAIEYHEKDLKIAIEIRDRAGEGQGYGNLGSAYFSLGDFRKAIEYHEKHLKIAIEIGDRAGERGAYGNLGNAYRSQGDFQKAIEYHEKGLKIAIEIGGWAGEGGAYGNLGNAYFSLGDFRRAIEYHQKGLKISIEIGDRAREGRAYGSLGNGYFSLGDFRKAIKYHEKHLKIAIEIGDRAGEGQAYGSLGNAYDSLGDFRKVIKYHEKHLKIATEIGNRAGEGQAYGNLGNAYF; this is encoded by the coding sequence atggatgaACAGGCCGGCAAAAGAAGAGACTTTGGCAGTCAAACATTACATTTCCACTCAATAGGTGACTTACAAATACTTGCTgagtttcttgaaaaacatATTTCTATTATCATAGAAAAAGATGATCGAGCCGAAGAGGGAGACGCCTATCGAGAGCTCggtattttttacttttcactgGGTatcttccgaaaagccattgagtatcatgaaaaagacttgaaaattgcaatagaaatccgtgatcgggccggagagggacgagcctatggaagtctcggtaatgcctacgactcactgggtgacttccaaaaagccattgagtatcatgaaaaacatgtgaaaattgcaagagaaatCAGTGATcaggccggagaaggacgagcctatCGAAATCTCGGTAAGGCTTACTTTTCATTTGGCGACTTCCGGAAAACCATTGAGTATTATGAAAAGCACTTGAAAATTGcgatagaaatcggtgatcggcctggagaaggacgagcctatgCAAATCTCGGTCTTGCTCACAGGTTACTGGGTGACTcccaaaaagccattgagtatcatgaaaaagacttgaaaattgcaatagaaagcCGTGATCGGGCGAGAGAGggacgagcctatggaagtctcggtaatgcttgcttttcactgggtgacttccgaaaagccattcattATCATGAAGAACTCTCGAAAATTGCCATAGAAATCGACGATTGGGCCGAAGAAGGACAaacctatggaaatcttggtaatgcTTTCAGGTCACAGGGTGACTTCctaaaagccattgagtatcatgaaaaagacttgaaaattgcaatagaaatccgtgatcgggccggagaggGGCAaggctatggaaatctcggtagtgCTTACttctcactgggtgacttccgaaaagccattgagtatcatgaaaaacacttgaaaattgcaatagaaatcggtgatcgggccggagaaagaggagcctatggaaatctcggtaatgcttacaggTCACAGGGTGACttccaaaaagccattgagtatcatgaaaaaggcttgaaaattgcaatagaaatcggaggttgggccggagaaggaggagcctatggaaatctcggtaatgcttacttttcactgggtgacttccgaagagccattgagtatcatcaaaaaggcttgaaaatttcaatagaaatcggtgaccGGGCCcgagaaggacgagcctatggaagtctcggtaatggtTACttttcactgggtgacttccgaaaagccattaagtatcatgaaaaacacttgaaaattgcaatagaaatcggtgatcgggccggagagggacaagcctatggaagtctcggtaatgcttacgactcactgggtgacttccgaaaagtgattaagtatcatgaaaaacacttgaaaattgcaacagaaatcgGTAATCGGGCCGGAGAGGGacaagcctatggaaatctcggtaatgcttacttttga